The following coding sequences lie in one Cloeon dipterum chromosome 1, ieCloDipt1.1, whole genome shotgun sequence genomic window:
- the LOC135947945 gene encoding maternal protein tudor-like isoform X3 — MADCDRMLDRILALEPDGPFLKIRGYNVSSMMQIQNIIKMLGEKLELSEENKVEHENLYRGKMLLCKTKGEGSWYRCEVMDHTDYLPGILVRMMEFGTEMSVPLSNLREINSAFHSSTSIKAPAQHKVYYIDGISCNQGWIPDKVERIKNLLTMKHADIKVVVSFTACKREFVVLHLNDVNVADICAKERCGIRISSKEQKKKANEFWGVSGARHASNSNMPSPMLAPSPDLLNITSPKPFVTTTVPEAEHVFSRPYGSFASKHATASSMRHKNSAGPFPSAAQNLYAGMQSSVEPGGPRLHQAQNLMGPPKVGVNTPPVLNMPGMHAVTIIYIENGPHKFFVHLQTEERMFSDICNALNQSALTVPAVITPGLPCAVKADSGVFRAMVTSCDEECTVQFVDLGQTRTVPYSEVFDLPNQFAHIGQLAYKFSLAGLRNPLLSDKEAVNEQFETISKRSSSLRLQVAAADGLPITQYCNLFVGNRNVLDVLIEETSKALQYEHMTLEVGTHHEVVVSHVETKKTNLPWAFYVQLVTEKERMGKVAAQLEEYCLKASIPDARHLKANHPVFAYCDIEEKWNRAMITSVSGSKATVMLMDCGQTKDVPIAKLRAASRQLINALPAQAIKCVLDGNGFEIQAAQLMAQIQLMKQVFIMTVLTTMDLCQALNVKMVESINSQISLNAYLTMQILSTKINNKEEPQRSFQVPDVSVPPPPLFVQPRSINRDPRLDENRGKANSKKLDKADCNQSDKPPKENHLSPTPPVTFSPDNKKRRDWDNPSGNYFADSSNPFTSDPETKKKDLVELVEQYDRLPLKRSSSSGDTWSGKRKVTDYTDLEDSKRESHKMNLEMTNKWKEANQRPLNESFSKIEDKGSRQENKNWREREGGDSKPFGRKDERQGNGFGMSGADRKRTDFHGKDSLGPASQNWKHAGGDRGQRNFVDNKGGSNHSSGQSRMVISKEDEWGVKTSSPPLPHPKPKPYTAKIGGTEICTVVFITDPSNFFVQPLKDAHKIDELTSNTTAEFAKNLEDAPGLSVGDGCWAKYAADGLWYRALVTDLNDLQFSVVFVDYGNSSKAAKSDIQPMKPEHASLPSQGVCCTLRGVDKSKWDAAEIEKFENAISDKEVKVTYVAKIGGKYSVIVSLGDQCINMSFGASTESLLPLRSIPIEIFEPKTVIPNATISWFVSPFNFHIHQNSSCEMLKADIDKPAKDIVRIPLENPGVGTLVHIEITQNMLRGQIVAAKEENKIMKYRVKLVDYGRFKIATCDQLSALPEELSKYPQQAIHCTMANVQLAEGKNWPVPGSNRQFDDIFRLPPSFKVMVENVLENGQLEVSMQRDDGHEVSDLLTQLDFAVPKPKACDKEKAAPKCEWKVFTSYYENNNRFYVQKEADQKSISELLSKLQLLKKEPIEKLESGKLVLARNPEDQMWYRCTITETEPAAGGFLIDYGNSIAVSEAAVLPKELSSIPPFAACCSIPLCAIPNVAENVDKEIQEDLFKVEALTMKIDAVTDDYLLVDFQLDGQTLIEKFYNRMDAIRTFFLGSISNVDSLEAIDCQAVENEADLVNVAQALLKADEFPDLEQFNVGDTCVAKFDDDGLWYRANITNVQDGVTEALFFDYGNSAVVTQLKKIPESVEKIKRLSQLVKMINVPEGEVVENKLYDMLSDSSVNYGFFAPSPRTCPLDVVIFKDGIDLRKIASSGLNIMAKEFKPRGCFAPPADLIKIAVCTSGTASEDVKQIDFEMADHQLKIIPEATEKRVQIVPEKIDLKCTEDAPVAAALEETGKNLCSPEAQVPLEEIQQLLSSIVEESAEILCKSQAASDEIVKKEDGKEINFMSPEQAPYKSDVEPAKEEAICETPKESESVEETQNRLAKEQEDAVVPSESTCTMECSASVPIYCEPEDPNLLTMMEIEEAPGGGCAREEVSEEPELKSAETGHSSEYEMLFVDNKTSSPVVEPNNSDVLSIDAGTEISKSGDEEEDFTLKLPDEFDSDASECEAKNEEISSDQTKDNEDPMEDKATAADAVWQTNTEANLSTEANAHGCLSELAELCCRIGERKEVEDMDEKEEMPGNPLMLGSPAANAVEESFCHESPEFVQDTYGAADESEPGQFVEVKNEGHNVVDDFTFQEPPPVGKLTADIKSHHGSDMSIDEIGIQPFTILSTASLVDAPISSTEVRRVPKRPLTVDQDLSDNNEVEAKKLNMVPSSDAGDQLMHAERAEDSA, encoded by the exons ATGGCGGATTGCGACAGAATGCTTGACCGCATTTTAGCCTTAGAGCCCGATGGCCCATTTCTAAAGATTCGGGGATACAACGTTTCATCCATGATGCAAATTCAGAACATTATAAAAATGCTgggagaaaaattagaactatCAGAAGAAAACAAAGTTGAACATGAAAACCTATACAGAGGCAAAATGTTGCTGTGCAAAACCAAAGGAGAAGGCAGTTGGTACCGCTGTGAG GTGATGGACCATACTGATTACTTGCCTGGTATCCTCGTGAGGATGATGGAGTTTGGCACTGAAATGTCGGTGCCTCTAAGCAACTTGAGAGAGATAAACAGCGCGTTTCACAGCAGCACATCCATCAAGGCTCCTGCCCAGCACAAGGTGTATTATATCGATGGCATCAGTTGCAATCAAGGATGGATACCTGACAAGGTTGAGCGTATCAAAAATTTGCTGACTATGAAGCATGCAGACATAAAAGTCGTAGTCTCATTCACTGCTTGCAAGAGAGAGTTTGTGGTGCTGCACTTGAATGATGTCAATGTTGCTGATATCTGCGCGAAGGAGAGGTGCGGCATAAGGATCAGCAGCAAAGAACAGAAGAAAAAGGCAAATGAATTCTGGGGTGTCAGTGGCGCCAGACATGCAA GCAACTCTAACATGCCAAGCCCAATGCTAGCACCATCTCCAGACTTGCTGAACATAACCTCCCCAAAGCCGTTTGTCACAACTACTGTCCCTGAGGCGGAGCATGTGTTCAGCAGGCCCTACGGAAGTTTTGCTTCAAAGCATGCGACTGCCAGCAGCATGCGGCACAAAAACTCGGCTGGCCCATTTCCTTCAGCTGCGCAGAACTTGTATGCGGGAATGCAAAGCAGTGTTGAACCTGGAGGACCACGGCTTCATCAGGCTCAGAATTTGATGG GCCCTCCTAAAGTTGGTGTGAACACGCCACCTGTGTTGAATATGCCAGGCATGCATGCTGTCACCATCATCTACATTGAGAATGGGCCTCACAAATTCTTCGTACACCTCCAGACGGAGGAACGCATGTTCTCTGACATCTGCAATGCACTGAATCAGTCAGCGTTGACTGTGCCTGCTGTCATCACCCCTGGCTTGCCTTGCGCCGTAAAAGCAGACTCTGGAGTGTTCAGAGCAATGGTAACCTCATGTGATGAAGAGTGCACAGTGCAGTTTGTTGACCTGGGACAGACCAGAACTGTGCCGTACTCTGAAGTTTTTGACCTGCCTAATCAGTTTGCCCATATCGGCCAGCTTGCTTACAAGTTTAGCCTTGCGGGGCTGCGTAATCCACTGCTCAGTGACAAGGAAGCTGTCAACGAGCAATTTGAAACCATTTCCAAGAGATCAAGCTCGCTGCGCCTACAAGTTGCTGCTGCAGATGGTCTGCCAATCACCCAATACTGCAACTTGTTTGTTGGCAACAGAAATGTCCTTGATGTTTTGATTGAAGAAACAAGCAAAGCCCTTCAATATGAACATATGACTTTGGAGGTTGGCACCCACCACGAAGTGGTTGTGTCCCACGTTGAGACAAAGAAGACGAACCTGCCATGGGCTTTCTATGTTCAGTTAGTCACGGAAAAGGAAAGAATGGGAAAAGTTGCTGCTCAGCTTGAGGAGTACTGCCTGAAAGCAAGCATCCCAGACGCTAGGCACCTGAAAGCAAATCACCCTGTGTTTGCTTACTGCGAcatagaagaaaaatggaatcgAGCAATGATAACTAGCGTCAGTGGAAGCAAAGCCACTGTGATGTTGATGGACTGCGGACAAACTAAAGATGTGCCCATTGCCAAATTGAGAGCTGCAAGCCGTCAGCTGATCAATGCTCTCCCTGCCCAAGCTATCAAATGTGTTCTTGATGGAAATGGCTTTGAGATCCAGGCAGCCCAGTTGATGGCGCAAATTCAACTAATGAAGCAG GTTTTCATCATGACTGTGCTGACCACGATGGATCTTTGTCAAGCACTCAATGTGAAAATGGTTGAGAGCATTAATTCACAAATCAGTCTCAACGCATACTTGACCATGCAAATACtaagcacaaaaataaacaacaaagaaGAGCCGCAGCGCAGCTTCCAAGTGCCTGATGTATCCGTTCCTCCTCCCCCTCTGTTCGTGCAACCCCGCTCAATAAACCGGGACCCAAG ACTGGACGAGAACAGAGGCAAAGCTAACAGCAAGAAACTTGACAAAGCAGACTGCAACCAATCGGATAAGCCACCAAAGGAAAACCATTTGTCGCCCACTCCACCTGTCACATTTTCACCAGATAACAAGAAACGAAGAGATTGGGACAATCCAAGTGGCAACTACTTTGCAGATAGTTCTAACCCTTTCACTAGTGACCCAGAAACCAAGAAAAAGGACCTGGTTGAGTTGGTGGAACAGTATGATCGCCTCCCTTTGAAAAGGAGTTCCAGCAGTGGTGACACTTGGTCTGGAAAGAGGAAGGTGACTGACTACACAGATTTGGAGGATTCTAAACGTGAGAGccataaaatgaatttggagATGACCAACAAATGGAAGGAGGCCAATCAGAGACCTCTCAATGAAAGCTTCTCGAAGATCGAAGACAAAGGCTCCCGCCAAGAGAATAAAAACTGGAGAGAACGTGAAGGAGGAGATTCCAAGCCATTCGGAAGAAAAGATGAAAGGCAAGGGAATGGCTTTGGTATGAGTGGTGCTGACCGAAAACGCACTGACTTCCATGGCAAGGACTCCTTAGGACCTGCCTCCCAAAACTGGAAACATGCTGGTGGAGACAGAG gTCAAAGGAACTTTGTTGATAACAAAGGAGGCTCCAATCACAGCTCTGGGCAAAGCAGAATGGTG aTTTCCAAAGAAGATGAATGGGGTGTAAAAACATCATCACCTCCTTTGCCTCATCCAAAGCCTAAGCCATATACTGCCAAAATAGGAGGAACAGAGATTTGCACTGTCGTGTTCATCACGGATCCATCTAATTTCTTTGTGCAGCCATTGAAAGATGCTCACAAAATTGATGAGCTCACTTCTAACACAACTGCTGAGTTTGCCAAGAATCTGGAAGATGCGCCTGGACTTTCGGTTGGGGATGGTTGCTGGGCTAAGTATGCTGCTGATGGGCTGTGGTACCGAGCTTTG GTGACAGACTTGAATGACCTCCAGTTCAGTGTCGTTTTTGTTGATTATGGCAATAGCAGCAAGGCTGCAAAGTCAGATATTCAACCCATGAAGCCTGAACACGCAAGTTTACCCTCTCAAGGTGTGTGCTGCACTCTAAGAGGCGTTGACAAATCCAAATGGGATGCTGCTGAAAtcgaaaagtttgaaaatgcaaTATCTGATAAGGAAGTTAAG GTCACGTATGTAGCTAAAATTGGCGGCAAATACAGTGTCATCGTGAGCCTTGGTGATCAATGCATCAACATGAGTTTTGGAGCAAGTACTGAGTCGCTACTTCCGTTGAGAAGCATTcctattgaaatatttgagccAAAGACAGTTATTCCAAATGCCACTATTTCTTGGTTTGTGAGCCCATTCAACTTCCACATTCATCAAAATTCCAGCTG TGAAATGCTAAAAGCGGACATTGACAAACCAGCCAAGGACATCGTCAGAATCCCATTGGAGAATCCAGGAGTTGGTACTTTGGTGCACATTGAGATCACTCAGAACATGTTGCGAGGCCAGATTGTTGCGgccaaagaggaaaataaaattatgaagtaCAGAGTAAAGCTTGTTGACTATGGGCGATTTAAG ATAGCAACATGTGATCAGTTGAGTGCATTGCCAGAAGAGCTTTCCAAGTACCCACAGCAAGCAATCCATTGCACGATGGCAAATGTACAGCTGGCTGAAGGGAAAAATTGGCCTGTTCCTGGATCAAACCGCCAGTTTGATGATATTTTCAGACTACCGCCATCCTTCAAAGTCATGGTTGAGAATGTTCTTGAAAATGGTCAGTTGGAAGTTAGTATGCAACGTGATGATGGACACGAAGTGTCAGATCTGCTGACTCAACTCGATTTTGCCGTTCCTAAACCCAAGGCTTGTGATA aggaaAAAGCAGCACCTAAATGTGAATGGAAGGTGTTCACCTCTTACTATGAAAACAACAACAGATTTTATGTGCAGAAGGAGGCGGATCAAAAGAGCATCAGTGAGCTGCTTTCAAAACTTCAGCTTCTCAAGAAAGAACCCATTGAAAAACTGGAAAGTGGCAAGCTAGTATTGGCCAG GAATCCGGAGGATCAAATGTGGTACCGCTGCACGATCACTGAGACTGAGCCGGCTGCTGGTGGTTTCCTCATTGACTACGGCAATTCGATTGCTGTGAGTGAAGCAGCTGTATTGCCCAAAGAGCTGTCGTCAATTCCCCCATTCGCCGCGTGCTGCTCCATTCCACTGTGTGCCATCCCCAATGTTGCTGAAAATGTTGACAAAGAGATCCAAGAAGATCTATTCAAGGTCGAAGCTTTGACCATGAAGATTGATGCTGTGACTGATGATTACCTTCTGGTTGACTTCCAATTGGACGGGCAGACCCTGATAGAAAAGTTCTACAACAGGATGGATGCGATTCGCACTTTCTTCCTGGGGTCTATTTCCAATGTTGACTCCCTTGAGGCGATTGACTGCCAGGCCGTGGAAAACGAGGCTGATCTTGTGAACGTCGCACAAGCATTACTCAAGGCTGATGAGTTTCCTGATTTGGAACAGTTCAATGTGGGTGACACATGCGTTGCCAAATTTGACGATGACGGCTTATGGTATCGCGCCAACATCACCAATGTGCAGGATGGCGTCACAGAAGCTCTTTTCTTTGATTATGGCAACTCTGCTGTAGTGACTCAGCTGAAGAAAATTCCTGAGAGCgtagaaaaaatcaaacgttTGTCCCAGCTTGTGAAAATGATCAATGTACCTGAGGGGGAGGTTGTTGAGAACAAGCTGTACGACATGCTCTCTGATTCTTCTGTAAATTATGGCTTTTTTGCCCCATCCCCACGAACATGCCCTCTGGATGTTGTCATTTTCAAGGATGGAATTGATTTGCGCAAGATTGCGAGCAGCGGGCTGAACATCATGGCTAAAGAGTTCAAGCCTAGAGGCTGCTTTGCTCCTCCTGcggatttgattaaaatcgcTGTTTGCACGTCTGGCACTGCTAGCGAAGATGTCAAACAAATCGACTTTGAGATGGCTGACCATCAGTTAAAGATCATACCTGAAGCAACGGAGAAGCGTGTGCAGATAGTGCCTGAAAAGATTGACTTGAAATGCACAGAAGATGCCCCTGTGGCTGCAGCTTTAGAGGAGACAGGAAAAAATCTATGCTCTCCTGAGGCTCAAG TTCCTTTGGAGGAAATTCAACAACTGTTGAGCAGCATAGTCGAGGAGAGTGCTGAAATTCTGTGCAAATCTCAAGCTGCGTCTGATGAAATTGTGAAGAAGGAAGATGGAAAAGAGATCAATTTCATGTCGCCTGAACAAGCTCCCTACAAATCTGACGTTGAACCTGCCAAAGAAGAGGCAATCTGTGAAACACCAAAAGAAAGTGAGTCAGTTGAGGAAACTCAAAACAGGCTAGCAAAGGAGCAAGAAGACGCTGTTGTTCCTTCCGAATCTACATGTACAATGGAGTGCTCAGCATCTGTTCCCATTTATTGTGAACCAGAAGATCCAAACTTGCTCACAATGATGGAGATTGAGGAAGCTCCAGGTGGTGGGTGCGCTCGAGAAGAAGTTTCAGAGGAGCCAGAGTTGAAGAGTGCCGAGACTGGCCACTCGTCTGAGTATGAAATGCTGTTTGTTGACAACAAAACTAGCTCCCCCGTTGTTGAACCTAACAACTCAGACGTGCTGAGCATTGATGCTGGAACTGAGATTTCCAAGAGTGGAGATGAAGAGGAAGATTTTACTTTAAAGCTTCCAGACGAGTTTGACAGTGACGCTTCCGAAtgtgaagcaaaaaatgaggaaattagCTCTGATCAGACTAAGGATAATGAAGATCCCATGGAGGATAAAGCCACAGCTGCTGATGCTGTGTGGCAAACCAATACCGAAGCAAATTTGTCTACTGAGGCAAACGCACACGGCTGTCTTTCTGAACTGGCAGAACTATGCTGTCGTATTGGGGAAAGGAAAGAAGTTGAGGACATGgatgaaaaagaagaaatgcCTGGAAACCCATTGATGCTTGGATCCCCTGCTGCCAATGCTGTTGAGGAATCGTTCTGCCATGAATCTCCTGAG TTTGTTCAGGACACATATGGCGCTGCTGATGAAAGTGAACCAGGCCAATTTGTGGAAGTTAAGAATGAGGGACATAATGTTGTCGATGATTTCACCTTCCAAGAGCCTCCTCCAGTAGGCAAACTCACTGCTGACATTAAAAGCCACCATGGATCTGACATGTCAATTGACGAGATAGGAATCCAGCCGTTCACCATTCTCTCGACTGCCTCTCTTGTTGATGCACCTATTTCATCCACTGAG GTAAGGCGTGTCCCTAAACGGCCTCTAACTGTTGACCAGGATCTGAGTGACAACAATGAAGTTGAGGCGAAGAAGCTTAACATGGTCCCATCTAGTGACGCTGGAGATCAACTGATGCATGCTGAAAGAGCGGAGGACTCTGCTTAG